A DNA window from Bacteroides cellulosilyticus contains the following coding sequences:
- a CDS encoding RagB/SusD family nutrient uptake outer membrane protein — MKKISIITMIAVFGFLFSNCDDFINVSPSGVIDDEIAYSSPEEMVTAAYAMLGNCWYSYPFNLWPYGDVSSDDCLKGGSGTTDTGYHPMEIWSTLTATPGELDELWYRLYCNISRCNRALISLEQYGNEKLGADTKAIRIGEIKFLRAHNYFKLVTMFRQVPWIDEQILQNGLHEQTRNDEFTYGELFDKIIQDFQNAYDVLPKEQADGGRVHKVAAAAYLAKCYLTLAWGDGYEPTNGLNHINNEYMQKVVDYTDDVVNSKYNYAADYGDIFLPEHKNSEESVFAVQCSDYQDDNTKFGRANWSNMLNGCWGIWSCGWDFHKPSQNLVNAFKTQDGLPMFTDYNKETNYPINGKVTGQKWDPRLFHTVGMPTFPYKYETEYTLTKENSRTPNTYGYYTSLKEVPQRSKGETYNGSWQAFAMNDYIFRYTDVMLMRAEALVELNRLAEAGQIINDIRQRAANSVNKHIAYAAEQCEIALYPSTYFQDKETTRKCLRWERRLEMAMENGRYFDLKRWGIASETLNAYFQSEKASVYEGQSYGQYYNDAYYTANKNEFYPIPYNQLYYVPGLYVQNKGY, encoded by the coding sequence ATGAAAAAGATTTCTATTATAACCATGATAGCTGTATTCGGCTTTCTATTCAGCAATTGCGATGATTTTATTAATGTTTCTCCGAGTGGTGTCATTGATGATGAAATAGCTTACTCCAGTCCAGAGGAAATGGTAACGGCAGCATACGCCATGCTGGGCAATTGTTGGTATTCCTATCCGTTCAATTTATGGCCTTATGGTGACGTATCTTCCGACGACTGTTTGAAAGGCGGGTCAGGAACTACAGATACGGGGTATCATCCTATGGAGATATGGTCTACGTTGACCGCTACTCCCGGTGAATTGGATGAATTGTGGTATCGTCTTTACTGTAATATATCCCGTTGTAACCGTGCTTTGATTTCCTTGGAACAATACGGCAACGAAAAATTAGGAGCCGATACTAAAGCAATCCGCATTGGAGAGATAAAATTTCTGCGCGCTCACAATTATTTTAAATTGGTGACTATGTTCCGTCAAGTGCCTTGGATTGATGAACAAATACTACAGAATGGTTTGCACGAACAGACCCGCAATGATGAATTTACGTATGGGGAACTGTTTGATAAGATTATCCAAGATTTTCAGAATGCATACGATGTTCTGCCCAAAGAGCAAGCTGACGGAGGCCGCGTGCACAAAGTGGCTGCCGCCGCCTATCTGGCAAAGTGCTATTTAACTTTGGCATGGGGTGACGGCTACGAACCCACCAATGGTTTGAACCACATCAATAATGAATATATGCAGAAGGTAGTGGACTACACCGATGATGTAGTGAATTCTAAATATAATTATGCGGCCGATTATGGAGATATCTTTTTACCGGAACATAAAAACAGTGAAGAATCTGTTTTTGCAGTGCAATGCTCCGATTACCAGGACGACAATACAAAATTCGGACGTGCCAACTGGTCCAACATGCTAAATGGTTGTTGGGGAATCTGGTCTTGCGGTTGGGATTTCCATAAACCGTCACAGAACTTAGTGAATGCTTTCAAAACCCAAGACGGTCTGCCAATGTTTACAGATTACAACAAGGAAACAAATTATCCGATAAACGGAAAAGTGACAGGGCAGAAGTGGGATCCCCGCTTGTTCCACACGGTAGGTATGCCTACATTCCCTTATAAATATGAGACGGAATACACGCTTACCAAAGAAAATTCCAGAACACCGAATACGTATGGATATTATACCTCACTAAAAGAAGTGCCGCAACGTTCCAAAGGAGAAACTTATAATGGTTCCTGGCAGGCCTTTGCCATGAACGATTATATATTCCGCTATACTGACGTGATGTTAATGCGTGCCGAAGCTCTCGTAGAATTAAACCGCCTTGCCGAAGCCGGACAGATTATCAATGACATCCGCCAGCGTGCCGCCAATTCTGTCAATAAGCACATTGCTTATGCCGCAGAACAATGTGAAATAGCACTTTACCCAAGTACGTATTTCCAAGATAAAGAGACTACACGCAAATGCTTACGCTGGGAACGACGTCTAGAAATGGCTATGGAAAATGGACGTTATTTTGACTTAAAGCGTTGGGGCATCGCTTCCGAAACATTGAATGCATATTTCCAATCGGAGAAAGCTTCTGTCTACGAAGGGCAATCATATGGTCAATATTATAATGATGCATATTACACTGCCAACAAAAATGAATTTTACCCGATTCCATATAATCAGTTGTATTATGTGCCGGGACTTTATGTTCAGAACAAAGGTTATTAA
- a CDS encoding DUF4960 domain-containing protein yields MRNIYYLFSLFTLILISSACQDKDIEREGMKLNAIDEKDIIGELQGDNYIWTWPEQDNLQMQVTTYTNGTKGGTILVQGNSYTHTAVDTNIEYMYVFKLTDGSNYSTGIVKNYMRKGATQVTGVSMVQVDKPGGYDAKVEWSAPTDAENITFSATNGKRTINETLAGNITEYLIMDVKVDDVWNVSLTAVNAKGTSLSATVSLKIGKTAIGFLSAYATPEELLKTGDDDEASAWLWLKNEYPTAEYIYFGDIVSAGQLDLYRVLFWMRDLEGVGENEVWNMPQVAIDAVEPIKAWYAAGGSLLLWSHAIPYITNLGRIDAEILRNNDRAIGTGFGGWNGDAWSMAVQLHPGSKFKKDFSTHPIYRGLDVVTTDRTKLIAFKGAGWTEDHNCLFFNLPSILTGLGNQEEACYSLLTEQYGIYPLGIWDSQIDWVSQLNVWEAQQGNTEFKGTILCIGNGGCEFSMRNPDGTPDISAYPQNNIYQDNVLKLAKNSLEYLKTR; encoded by the coding sequence ATGAGAAATATATATTATTTATTTTCTTTGTTTACCCTGATCCTCATTTCAAGTGCCTGTCAAGATAAAGACATAGAGAGAGAGGGAATGAAACTGAATGCCATTGATGAAAAAGATATTATCGGTGAATTACAAGGTGACAATTACATCTGGACCTGGCCGGAACAAGATAATTTGCAAATGCAGGTTACAACTTATACCAACGGCACCAAAGGCGGAACCATATTAGTTCAAGGAAACAGCTATACGCATACTGCGGTAGATACCAACATTGAATATATGTATGTATTCAAATTAACAGATGGTAGCAACTACTCCACAGGTATAGTAAAAAATTACATGCGAAAAGGAGCTACCCAAGTTACGGGTGTCTCAATGGTACAAGTTGACAAGCCGGGAGGATATGACGCAAAAGTGGAGTGGTCAGCTCCCACAGACGCAGAGAACATAACCTTCAGCGCAACAAACGGCAAACGTACTATAAACGAGACACTGGCAGGCAATATCACGGAATATCTCATTATGGATGTGAAAGTGGATGACGTCTGGAATGTTTCGTTGACAGCCGTCAATGCCAAAGGAACTTCCTTATCCGCTACCGTTTCTTTGAAAATAGGCAAAACAGCCATTGGCTTTCTTAGCGCTTATGCCACTCCCGAAGAGTTGCTGAAGACCGGTGACGATGATGAAGCTTCGGCTTGGTTGTGGCTGAAAAACGAATATCCTACAGCAGAATACATTTATTTTGGTGACATTGTTTCTGCCGGACAGCTTGATCTATACCGCGTTCTCTTCTGGATGCGTGACTTGGAAGGAGTCGGAGAAAACGAAGTATGGAACATGCCTCAGGTTGCAATAGATGCAGTAGAACCCATTAAAGCATGGTACGCTGCCGGAGGCAGTTTACTGCTGTGGAGTCATGCCATTCCCTATATCACCAACTTGGGACGCATTGATGCTGAGATATTACGTAACAATGACCGTGCCATCGGTACAGGTTTCGGAGGATGGAACGGTGATGCATGGTCTATGGCGGTTCAGCTACATCCCGGAAGTAAATTCAAGAAAGATTTTTCCACACATCCTATATACAGGGGGCTTGATGTCGTAACAACAGACCGCACGAAATTGATAGCTTTCAAAGGTGCCGGCTGGACGGAAGATCATAACTGTTTGTTCTTCAACCTACCTTCCATCCTTACAGGACTGGGCAATCAAGAAGAAGCCTGTTATTCTTTACTGACAGAACAGTATGGAATTTATCCACTTGGCATTTGGGACTCACAAATAGACTGGGTGTCACAATTGAACGTATGGGAAGCACAACAGGGTAACACCGAATTCAAGGGAACTATCCTTTGCATAGGAAATGGAGGCTGTGAATTTTCCATGAGAAATCCGGACGGCACACCCGATATCAGTGCCTATCCACAAAATAACATCTATCAAGACAATGTCTTAAAACTGGCTAAGAATAGTTTGGAATATCTGAAAACCCGATAA
- a CDS encoding glycoside hydrolase family 32 protein encodes MKKHLYLFELIAVLSAFAILSCTDSKFDEQPQLPPIEEDGGKGEIPVSGYDEPYRPLIHYTPAKNWVNDPNGMVYVDGVYHLFYQYNPQGNEWGNLSWGHATSTDLIKWKEQPVALTRDELGDIFSGSAVYDKNNTAGFGTSTIVAIYTSSGQYQQQSLAYSTDGQTFTKYTQNPIIANSTEPDFRDPKVFWHEESQRWIMALAMGWKYAIEFWSSPDLKNWTRLSSFSTDIVSCNRGQWECPDLLRMEYNGKEKWVLIVSVNPGGPVSGSGIQYFIGDFDGRQFVADSYNYPLWLDYGMDNYAGVTWSNTANRTILIGWMNNWNYAGVVPTSPWRSAMTLPRELKLIEYDGKPLLANTVVREIETIAGEWQNVTSESLNISGPYQLRLEIDITKDGTFSLANESGEYLEIFVSATTGKLVTRRTGNTGLISFASNYAIPTIKSPFNTEGDKIILDIFVDQSSVEIFTQNGSMAQTNLIFPRSIYNRLQTTDMELKAQIRPLDNIWM; translated from the coding sequence ATGAAAAAACATTTATACCTCTTTGAATTAATTGCTGTCTTATCAGCATTCGCCATACTTTCTTGTACTGATAGCAAGTTTGATGAGCAACCCCAACTTCCTCCAATTGAAGAAGATGGTGGTAAAGGAGAAATACCCGTAAGTGGATATGACGAACCATATCGCCCACTGATACATTATACACCTGCCAAGAATTGGGTAAATGACCCGAATGGAATGGTTTATGTTGATGGTGTGTATCACCTTTTTTACCAATATAACCCGCAAGGCAACGAATGGGGAAATCTGAGTTGGGGACATGCCACCAGCACCGATCTTATCAAATGGAAAGAGCAACCGGTAGCACTGACAAGAGATGAATTGGGAGATATATTTTCCGGTTCTGCCGTATATGACAAAAACAATACAGCAGGCTTCGGAACAAGTACCATTGTGGCTATCTACACTTCCAGCGGACAGTATCAGCAACAGAGCTTGGCTTATAGTACAGACGGACAAACTTTCACTAAATATACTCAAAATCCAATTATTGCTAATAGCACTGAACCTGATTTCCGTGACCCGAAAGTATTCTGGCATGAAGAAAGCCAACGCTGGATCATGGCCTTGGCTATGGGATGGAAATATGCCATTGAATTTTGGAGTTCTCCCGATCTGAAGAACTGGACCAGGCTCAGCTCCTTCTCCACTGATATAGTCTCGTGTAATCGCGGTCAGTGGGAATGCCCTGATTTGCTGCGTATGGAATATAACGGCAAGGAAAAATGGGTACTGATTGTCAGTGTCAACCCGGGAGGTCCGGTTTCCGGTTCCGGAATACAATATTTTATCGGAGACTTCGATGGGAGGCAGTTTGTTGCTGATAGTTATAATTATCCTTTATGGTTAGACTATGGCATGGATAATTATGCCGGCGTGACTTGGAGCAATACGGCTAACAGGACTATCCTTATAGGTTGGATGAACAACTGGAATTATGCCGGTGTTGTGCCTACATCTCCTTGGCGATCAGCTATGACCCTCCCACGTGAATTAAAACTTATAGAATACGACGGGAAACCACTTTTAGCGAATACTGTAGTGCGTGAAATTGAGACTATTGCCGGAGAATGGCAAAACGTAACATCGGAATCATTGAATATCAGCGGGCCTTATCAGCTACGTCTGGAAATTGATATTACCAAAGACGGTACTTTTTCATTGGCCAATGAAAGCGGTGAGTATTTGGAAATATTTGTCAGTGCAACTACCGGAAAGTTGGTAACCCGTCGCACCGGTAATACGGGACTAATATCCTTTGCTTCCAATTATGCCATTCCTACTATCAAATCGCCATTCAATACTGAAGGAGACAAAATTATACTTGATATTTTTGTCGACCAGTCTTCAGTAGAGATATTTACCCAAAACGGTTCGATGGCTCAAACCAATCTTATATTTCCACGCAGTATATACAATCGTTTACAAACTACTGATATGGAACTAAAAGCACAAATACGTCCACTTGATAATATCTGGATGTAA
- a CDS encoding AAA family ATPase, translating into MNNPFVTNGYVSPKYFCDRETETKDITTLLLNGNNIALISPRRYGKTDLIRHCFSQPEVEEHYYTFIVDVYATRSLRDFVNKFGKVILDALKPRGRKVWEIFVNAIASLQAGITYDIGGVPSWNIGLGDITNPAASLDEIFHYLQHADRPCLIAIDEFQQIGKYPEDTIEATLRTYVQYCSNARFVFSGSQRHLMGTIFTSPSRPFYQSVTIMNLPPIPLEKYTEFAICHFREYKKVLLPEVVNVLYDRFHGGTFYLQKIMNILFLKTPEGAICGMEMIEDAINYIVNFTADTYAELLYQLPEKQKQVLIAINREGQARNVVSGAFSKRHGLVSPSSVRSALAGLLDKDFITKERDSYQVYDLFFSIWLSKEEH; encoded by the coding sequence ATGAATAATCCATTTGTAACTAACGGTTATGTTTCTCCAAAGTATTTCTGCGACCGGGAAACAGAGACTAAAGATATTACAACGTTGCTGCTTAACGGAAATAACATAGCACTTATTTCTCCCCGTCGTTATGGAAAGACGGATTTGATTCGTCATTGTTTTTCCCAACCTGAGGTAGAGGAACACTATTATACTTTTATAGTAGATGTTTATGCTACCCGTTCGTTGCGTGATTTCGTGAACAAGTTCGGAAAGGTTATTCTGGATGCTTTGAAACCGCGGGGGCGTAAAGTCTGGGAGATTTTTGTGAATGCTATTGCTTCTTTACAGGCAGGTATCACTTATGATATAGGTGGAGTTCCTTCCTGGAACATAGGACTTGGCGACATAACCAATCCTGCCGCTTCTCTTGATGAGATATTCCATTATTTGCAGCATGCTGACCGTCCATGCTTGATAGCTATTGATGAATTTCAGCAGATAGGGAAGTATCCGGAAGATACTATTGAGGCTACATTACGTACCTATGTGCAATATTGTAGTAATGCCCGCTTCGTTTTTTCCGGCTCACAGCGTCATCTGATGGGGACTATTTTCACCTCTCCCTCACGGCCGTTTTACCAGAGTGTCACTATCATGAATTTGCCTCCTATCCCTCTTGAAAAGTATACAGAGTTTGCTATCTGTCATTTTCGAGAATATAAAAAGGTACTTTTGCCCGAGGTGGTGAATGTGCTTTACGACCGTTTTCATGGCGGGACTTTCTACTTGCAGAAAATAATGAATATCCTTTTTCTGAAAACTCCTGAGGGAGCTATATGTGGTATGGAAATGATAGAAGACGCTATCAACTACATTGTTAATTTCACAGCAGATACTTATGCCGAATTATTATACCAACTGCCCGAAAAACAGAAACAGGTGCTGATTGCCATCAATCGGGAAGGACAGGCGCGTAATGTAGTTTCCGGTGCCTTTTCTAAACGTCATGGATTGGTATCTCCCAGTTCTGTGCGCTCAGCGTTGGCGGGATTGCTTGATAAGGATTTCATCACAAAAGAACGTGACTCTTATCAGGTGTACGACCTTTTCTTTAGTATCTGGCTGTCTAAGGAGGAGCATTAA
- a CDS encoding patatin family protein, which translates to MEKKIHINPQTGLVLEGGGMRGVFTCGVLDSFMDRGIRFPYTIGVSAGACNGLSYMSGQRGRAKYSNIDLLEKYQYIGLKYLLKKRNIMDFDLLFQEFPEHILPYDYEAYFSCPERYEMVTTNCVTGEANYFEEKRDKHRVIDIVRASSSLPFVCPIAYVDNEPMLDGGIVDSIPLMRARSEGFTHNVVVLTRNQGYRKEAKDMHIPSFLYRKYPKMREALSRRCRVYNEQLEMVERMEAAGEITVIRPQKPVTVDRIERDIRKLTDLYEEGYACAAKYDFQ; encoded by the coding sequence ATGGAGAAAAAGATACATATCAACCCCCAGACAGGATTGGTTCTTGAAGGCGGCGGCATGCGTGGTGTCTTCACTTGTGGCGTGCTGGACAGCTTTATGGACCGTGGCATCCGCTTCCCCTATACTATCGGAGTCAGTGCCGGAGCATGCAATGGACTTTCTTATATGTCCGGTCAGCGCGGACGTGCCAAGTACAGTAACATTGACTTACTGGAGAAATATCAGTATATCGGGTTGAAATATTTGTTGAAGAAACGTAATATTATGGACTTCGATCTGCTGTTCCAGGAATTCCCCGAGCATATTCTTCCTTATGATTATGAAGCATATTTCTCTTGCCCGGAGCGCTATGAAATGGTGACTACAAATTGTGTGACGGGCGAGGCTAACTATTTTGAGGAGAAACGGGACAAGCATCGTGTGATTGACATTGTGCGTGCTTCAAGCAGCCTGCCTTTTGTCTGCCCTATTGCTTATGTGGATAATGAGCCGATGCTTGACGGAGGTATTGTCGACAGTATTCCTCTGATGCGTGCCAGGAGTGAGGGATTTACTCATAATGTGGTAGTGCTTACCCGTAATCAAGGATATCGTAAAGAAGCGAAGGATATGCATATACCTTCTTTCCTGTACCGTAAATACCCAAAGATGCGTGAGGCTTTAAGCCGCCGTTGCCGTGTATACAACGAGCAGTTGGAGATGGTGGAACGTATGGAAGCGGCAGGAGAGATTACTGTAATCCGTCCGCAGAAACCTGTAACGGTCGACCGTATCGAACGGGATATCAGGAAATTGACTGATTTGTATGAAGAAGGTTATGCATGTGCGGCGAAGTATGACTTTCAGTGA